One genomic segment of Synchiropus splendidus isolate RoL2022-P1 chromosome 16, RoL_Sspl_1.0, whole genome shotgun sequence includes these proteins:
- the palm1b gene encoding paralemmin 1b: MAEVSQEERLQAIAEKRKKQTEIENKRRQLDDDRRQLQHLKSKALRERWLLDGAPEEEETQRRLQEDEVKTKLLEQVILRLEQEIEELETGVPANKGVAKENGGENGVVQGSGQTPKRDVTGIEAKLLGPSPDQASADNPVTLVFMGYKTVEEEQEGRTALGMDNADGNVKAEFVVIEDGEGKGGADGATGEQAPPNGSMVEKEKEEEKKEKKQTCKCCTIM; the protein is encoded by the exons ATGGCTGAGGTGTCACAAGAGGAGAGACTGCAGGCTATAGCT GAGAAAAGGAAGAAGCAGACAGAGATTGAAAACAAGAGGAGGCAACTTGATGATGATCGACGGCAACTGCAGCATCTCaag TCCAAGGCGCTGAGGGAGCGCTGGTTATTAGACGGCGctccagaagaggaagagacacAGAGACGCCTTCAGGAAGATGAGGTGAAGACCAAGCTTCTGGAGCAGGTCATCCTCAG GCTGGAGCAGGAGATTGAAGAGCTGGAGACAGGCGTGCCAGCTAATAAGGGAGTGGCCAAAGAAAATGGAG GTGAGAATGGTGTAGTGCAAGGCTCCGGTCAAACCCCCAAGAGAGATGTGACAGGAATCGAGGCCAAACTGCTGGGCCCCAGTCCGGACCAGGCGAGCGCCGACAACCCGGTCACGCTGGTCTTCATGGGCTACAAgacggtggaggaggagcaggagggccGCACGGCTCTGGGAATGGACAACGCAGACGGCAACGTCAAAGCCGAGTTTGTAGTGATCGAAGACGGAGAGGGGAAGGGGGGCGCGGACGGGGCCACGGGCGAGCAGGCTCCACCTAACGGCAGCatggtggagaaggagaaggaggaggagaagaaggagaagaaacag